The window CTCCGGTTCCATTTATCTAATATTcgattttggttgaagatctgataaaaTTCGGTGTCagaaatatgcaaaaatagagcGAATCGGCACTAGGTTGACGTGTTTAAATAACAGTAGCCTACCCACATGAGACTGGCAGTGTGTGCTGCCCACTCCTCTGTGTGGATGGAGTCACTGTGTTTTGAAGTCCTTTTAGCTGTGTGATTCCATCTATAATCCTGTAATTGCACAGCACTATTCTTGGGAGGACCTTGAGGAACAAGGTGCAATGAATTTGCTTTATGTTGAGgttaaatgtgtttgtgtgtctccagCTGCTGGTAATGCCTTCTGCCAGGCGGCCCGGATCCACATGCAGCTCCAGAACAAACACGACTCGGCCACCAGCTTCATCGATGCAGGAAACGCTTTCAAAAAGGCAGACCCCAGCGGTGAGATACTGCACACCAAAAAGCCAAACTGGGCCTTTAGGCTACAGTAGTTGACCTCAAACAGCCTGCTTTAACCTTAGTTTACTACATTTCAGTCCCTTGTGAAAGGAGCAAAAACTGCTGCACATTTTCCAGGGCTAATCGAAGTCTGTGGTATGTGTCAGTCAGATCCACAGTTGTGGCTCTAGAAAGGTAACTTGAGCAGAAGGGGCTCTACGGAGAAGCTAGTCTACTGGGAAGAGTGATGATGAATTAGAATTCCCAGTCATTTCTTAGTGTTACACACGATAAGTCCAAGTCTTTCTGGTGCTGTGTCAGAAATCAGGCCCCACTGTATAGGTTGTCTGTTTGCATCTGACATGTGGGCCAACCATCTGCTCCGGGGTCAGAGGTGAGAGAGCCATGCTGTATTGCTGACCatgaactgggtggttcaagccctgaatactgattggctgacagccgtggtatatcagaccgtataccatgggtatgacaaaacattacatttttactgctctaattatgttggtaaccagtttataatagctataaggcacctcagggatttgtggtaaatggccaatataccacggctaagggctgtgtccataCACTCCTCAATACATTGtgtctaagaacagcccttagctgtagtatattggccatataccacatgccctcgtgccttattgctttacTATATTAAACTGTGACTATATTGCAAAAAGAAATGCCCTTGAGTACCGTTCAATAAATATTTACTGAGTAGAATTGAGTAGCTCCAGTGGGCTCTCCTCTTGACCTTTTGGTATGATTAAAACTGTAGAAAGTTGGGTCTGGAGTACCATCCCTGGGATGGTTATTATTGAGGTTAGCCTGCCATGTTGTCGAGAGTGGATTTAATAATAAACCCACACCGGTGGTGATGGAATTATAACCTACTGTAGATGAAATGCCCAGCCAGCCACAAGGAAAAATAAGATTTAATGTGATGCAACCTTGATCCACGAGACCTTGATCCACGAGAGAATCGTAACGCAAGAGCATGCATTGTTTCTTTCACTACTTTCCAATTTTCAGAAATCTCCTTTTGGATTGTTTACCTATTGACGTATGTATGCATCTAACCTACCCTAATACTGTCTGTCACTCTTAACTCTCCCCTCTTCCTTTAATGCTGCCAATAGAGGCTATCAAGTGCTTAAACGCAGCTGTTGATATATACACAGACATGGTAAGACAGACGCTCACAGACGAGGACATGCATGGCCAGAACCATATAATACATTGTCATGGTTCGTCATCACCAGTGTTCATGAATGACCGATTATTTTCCTTGTCAGAATTCCTTTTGGCTGTGGTTGTAAAACTGTTCTGATGATGCAGGTTGTACTATTTCATTCCAATGCTCTTCTCTCAATGGCACCCTCCCTATAGTATAGTCCAGCCCCCTTGACGATGCTCCTCTCTGTTTCAAAAGAGAGTGCCTTATTGCGTGGAGTAGCTTACGAAGGCCATTTCGACTGCAATGTTTGTATTGTGATGCAAGGCTAGATTTTAAAGTACTTGGTTTCTCTGCAAAGCCCGTTCTTAGTAAtgatttctctcctctctctaaagcCACTTAGTAACGATCAGGGTCCAGAGCATTTCCTGGTCTGGTCACATAGTAAGGTAAAACTCCCGGCCCCAGTATTGATTCCTGTCCTGTGTTTGGCTCGTCCAGGGAAGGTTCACCATCGCAGCCAAACACCACATCACCATCGCAGAGATCTACGAGTCAGAACTGGTGGATATAGAGAAGGTGCGTTTTGAATATATTTGTGCGTGTCGTCATATATGGTTATTGGACTAGGAAAGGTGTCTGAAGACTTGGAAAAGTTTACCAAATTCTCGCCGTCTCATTTCCTTATTGGTTTACATTACAAAGAAAATCCATTATTTTGCCTTTTCTGGACCTCTACTCAGTGTTTTGGTTCCCATTTCCCCCTGGTCCTGCTCTAGGCCATCGCCCACTATGAGCAGGCAGCAGACTACTACAAAGGAGAGGAGTCCAACAGTTCTGCAAACAAGTGTCTACTGAAGGTGGGGGCCTACGCCGCTCAGTTGGAACAGTACGCAAAGGCCATCGAGATCTacgaacaggtgtgtgtgtgtgtcacctcggCATGCTTGTGGGTGCATGTGTCTGAACAGAAACTGATTTGTATATCAATGGTTTCCCAATGAAATTGATGAACCCAGTGAATTGTATGTGTGTTACCAGGTTGGATCCAGCACCATGGATAACCCCCTGCTGAAATACAGCGCCAAAGAGTACTTCTTCAAAGCCTCTCTGTGTCACTTCATCGTGGATGAACTTAACGCCAAAGTCAGTCGGCAGCGTCATGTCACCTAGACCATAAGGGGTTCAGTGCCCTTCTGATTTGTAAATGAAGCAGTCCTCTGACTTAGTGCTTTGTATGAAGGAAAACTGCATTTAATTTTTTCTTTTTCTGCAGCTTGCTGTCGAGAAGTACGAAGAGATGTTCCCAGCCTTCTCTGACTCAAGAGAGTGCAAGCTGTTGAAGGTATATCACTGACCCCATCTAAAGCCTTCAATTTGTTAATTGTATCCCTTTATGGTGTTGATCATGGTAATATATTAAAGTTATATTGTGCAAAGTTCACTAGATCTCAAAGCGCTTACATGGGATGTGGTTATGTCATCCACTACTACTGTGTAGCACCTGCACGACAGCCATTTTGCAGAAGCAATCTGACAAGCTACTGTAAATCACTGTTTTACAGAAACTCCTGGATGCTCATGAGGAACAGAACTGTGAAGCTTTCACAGAAGCAGTAAGTCTGGAAAAAATGGAGGTCTGATGTCGTTGCCTATCATTGGATTGGTGAAAGCCCTTGACTCCAGTACATGGCATTCACAAATGCAGTCATGCCAGATCAGTAAATTATTTAAGGAAAGAAAGCATGGATTCCTTTTAGTATTTGAACAGGTGCTTAGATTTAATCTAATTCCCTTTCGACTTCCCTCAGATTAAAGAGTTTGACTCCATCTCTCGTCTGGACCAATGGCAGACCACCATGCTGCTGCGCATCAAGAAGACCATCCAAGGGGACGAGGGAGACCTGAAGTGAGACCACGACAGGGGGAACACATGGCATGCCACCCCTCTCCACGACTTCACCCCTCATCCCATATTGTTTTTGTGCAATGACTCAGTCCAGGTTCTTACATACAGAATGTCCAGTTAGTTAAATCCGCTGCAATGTCTAGTCCCGGGGTCTGACTTTTGGGGAGGGATTTGAGGTTTTGGTCAGCTAAAAAAAA is drawn from Oncorhynchus tshawytscha isolate Ot180627B linkage group LG05, Otsh_v2.0, whole genome shotgun sequence and contains these coding sequences:
- the LOC112250576 gene encoding beta-soluble NSF attachment protein isoform X1, giving the protein MDNSGKEKEAIQLMADADKKVKTSGSFLGGMFGGPHKVEEACEMYCRAANMFKMAKNWNAAGNAFCQAARIHMQLQNKHDSATSFIDAGNAFKKADPSEAIKCLNAAVDIYTDMGRFTIAAKHHITIAEIYESELVDIEKAIAHYEQAADYYKGEESNSSANKCLLKVGAYAAQLEQYAKAIEIYEQVGSSTMDNPLLKYSAKEYFFKASLCHFIVDELNAKLAVEKYEEMFPAFSDSRECKLLKKLLDAHEEQNCEAFTEAIKEFDSISRLDQWQTTMLLRIKKTIQGDEGDLK
- the LOC112250576 gene encoding beta-soluble NSF attachment protein isoform X2 — translated: MPSARRPGSTCSSRTNTTRPPASSMQETLSKRQTPAGRFTIAAKHHITIAEIYESELVDIEKAIAHYEQAADYYKGEESNSSANKCLLKVGAYAAQLEQYAKAIEIYEQVGSSTMDNPLLKYSAKEYFFKASLCHFIVDELNAKLAVEKYEEMFPAFSDSRECKLLKKLLDAHEEQNCEAFTEAIKEFDSISRLDQWQTTMLLRIKKTIQGDEGDLK